The following proteins are co-located in the Trichormus variabilis 0441 genome:
- the hepC gene encoding heterocyst development glycosyltransferase HepC produces MTSVIVSTVESHDTVPPQNQNHGSSHYTLQWRRGQLLVKPANKVEQLCLPSLNDEQLLVDCLKRSPVNLVSIDGKLGETWLKFWAEACKKAHKPIFLSKPAHRKPPTPTLSIQSIRWLWRLIDWLVAFGLMLLVSPVLLGLVILMQIDSRKSLFTHEWRVGERGKIFRVIKLTPTQNHPQILQVWLKKSGLAHLPQLWNVLRGEMSLTGSACWTLEDAVRLSLAGQEQADKSIQNTLRILRRSTTSPTGRQAYKIQN; encoded by the coding sequence ATGACAAGCGTAATAGTTTCAACTGTTGAGAGTCACGATACAGTGCCTCCACAAAATCAAAATCATGGTTCCTCACATTACACGCTTCAGTGGAGACGGGGCCAATTGTTAGTGAAACCTGCTAACAAAGTCGAACAGTTATGTTTACCTTCTCTAAACGATGAACAATTATTAGTTGATTGCTTAAAACGCTCTCCAGTCAATCTGGTGAGTATAGATGGCAAATTAGGTGAAACTTGGCTAAAGTTCTGGGCTGAAGCTTGTAAAAAAGCACATAAACCTATTTTTCTGAGTAAACCTGCTCACCGAAAGCCACCCACACCCACATTAAGTATTCAATCTATTAGATGGTTGTGGAGATTAATAGACTGGCTAGTAGCTTTTGGATTGATGCTGTTAGTAAGTCCAGTGCTTTTAGGCTTGGTTATACTGATGCAGATTGATTCACGAAAATCTTTGTTTACCCATGAGTGGCGTGTAGGCGAAAGGGGTAAAATTTTTCGAGTCATCAAGTTAACTCCTACTCAAAATCATCCTCAAATATTGCAAGTTTGGTTAAAGAAATCTGGTTTGGCTCATCTACCACAGTTATGGAATGTACTGCGGGGAGAAATGAGTTTAACGGGATCTGCTTGTTGGACTTTAGAGGATGCTGTGCGACTCAGTTTAGCAGGACAAGAACAGGCAGATAAATCAATTCAAAATACTCTGCGGATTCTCCGTAGGAGTACAACATCTCCTACAGGCAGGCAAGCCTACAAAATTCAAAATTAA
- the hepA gene encoding heterocyst formation ABC transporter subunit HepA: MPKSPHKLFKANSFWKENHLILREIKHFRKIAILAVIFSFLAASFEGVSIGFLLSFLQKLTTPNEPIQTGISWIDMILAANAWPIPPIYRISLLILLSTWMRATFNYFGGVYTESAQLNLADRLHKQIFEQLQALRLSYFAQTRSGELINTITTEIERIKQGFSGLAFVLTRIMTVCVYFVVMFSISWQLSIISVLIFLLLAVGLSTLNKRVRETSFGISHANAQFTATAVEFINGIRTIQAFGTQEFERQRFYKASTNQLNAAIKVVLAWTLVKPIAEGIATTVLISLIVISFTTFTLPVASLLTFFFVLVRVIPNIQDINGTVAFLSTLQGSSENIKNILQTNNKPYLKDGKLHFQGLKRSIDLVSVDFGYTADNLVLNNITLTIERGKTTALVGASGAGKTTLADLIPRFYDPTEGQILVDGLDVQYFEINSLRRKMAVVSQDTFIFNTSIRDNIAYGTSGASEAEIREAARLANALQFIEEMPEGFDTKLGDRGVRLSGGQRQRIAIARALLRDPEILILDEATSALDSVSERLIQESIEKLSVGRTVIAIAHRLSTIAKADKVVVMEQGRIVEQGNYQELLEQRGKLWKYHQMQHESGHSQ; encoded by the coding sequence ATGCCAAAATCACCACATAAATTATTTAAAGCTAATAGCTTCTGGAAAGAGAACCATTTAATATTGCGAGAAATCAAACATTTTCGCAAAATAGCTATTTTAGCCGTAATATTTTCATTTTTAGCTGCCAGTTTTGAAGGTGTTAGTATTGGTTTTCTACTGTCATTTTTACAAAAATTGACTACTCCTAATGAGCCAATTCAAACAGGAATTAGCTGGATTGACATGATTTTGGCTGCTAACGCTTGGCCGATTCCCCCTATATATAGGATATCTCTACTAATTTTGTTGAGTACCTGGATGCGTGCTACCTTCAATTATTTTGGCGGAGTATACACTGAATCAGCCCAACTTAATTTAGCAGATCGCTTACATAAGCAAATTTTTGAGCAATTACAAGCTCTGAGGTTGAGTTACTTTGCTCAAACTCGTTCGGGTGAACTCATTAATACGATTACTACAGAGATTGAAAGAATCAAACAGGGTTTTAGTGGGTTGGCTTTTGTGTTAACCCGAATCATGACTGTTTGCGTTTACTTTGTTGTGATGTTTTCTATATCATGGCAACTTTCGATTATTTCTGTGCTGATATTTTTACTGTTAGCAGTGGGATTATCCACGCTGAATAAGCGAGTCAGAGAAACCAGTTTTGGCATTTCCCATGCTAATGCTCAATTTACAGCTACAGCAGTAGAGTTTATCAATGGGATTCGGACAATTCAAGCCTTTGGGACACAGGAATTTGAACGTCAACGTTTCTATAAAGCCAGTACTAATCAACTGAATGCAGCTATCAAAGTTGTCTTAGCTTGGACACTAGTAAAACCCATAGCTGAAGGCATAGCTACTACAGTTTTGATTAGTTTGATTGTGATTTCCTTCACGACATTTACATTACCAGTTGCCTCATTATTGACATTCTTCTTTGTTTTAGTCAGAGTGATTCCCAATATTCAAGATATTAACGGTACGGTTGCTTTTCTGAGTACTTTACAAGGGTCATCAGAAAACATTAAAAATATTTTGCAGACGAATAATAAGCCTTACTTGAAAGATGGTAAACTTCATTTTCAAGGTTTGAAGCGTTCAATTGATTTAGTATCTGTAGATTTTGGTTATACTGCCGATAATTTGGTATTGAATAATATCACCCTGACAATTGAGCGTGGTAAAACAACAGCCCTGGTAGGTGCATCGGGTGCGGGTAAAACTACATTAGCTGATTTAATTCCCCGATTTTACGATCCGACAGAGGGACAGATTTTAGTAGATGGACTGGATGTGCAGTACTTTGAAATCAATTCCCTCCGTCGCAAAATGGCTGTAGTTAGTCAAGATACATTTATTTTCAACACTTCTATTAGAGACAATATCGCCTACGGTACATCTGGGGCGAGTGAAGCCGAAATTAGAGAAGCAGCGCGGCTAGCGAATGCGTTGCAATTCATTGAAGAAATGCCCGAAGGGTTTGATACTAAGTTAGGCGATCGCGGTGTCCGTTTATCTGGAGGACAAAGACAACGGATTGCGATCGCTCGTGCATTACTGAGAGATCCCGAAATCCTCATCCTCGACGAAGCTACCAGCGCCCTAGATTCAGTCTCCGAACGGTTAATTCAGGAGTCTATAGAAAAACTTTCCGTGGGTAGAACAGTAATTGCGATCGCTCACAGACTCTCCACAATCGCCAAAGCAGACAAGGTTGTGGTGATGGAACAAGGGCGAATTGTCGAGCAAGGAAATTATCAAGAACTCCTAGAACAACGCGGAAAGCTTTGGAAATATCACCAAATGCAACATGAATCAGGACATAGTCAATAG
- a CDS encoding glycosyltransferase, which translates to MKISVIVSNYNYARYLSRAINSVLTQTYSDIEIVIVDDGSTDNSRDVITQLQEQAPDKIKPIFQANQGQGGAFNAGFAAATGEVVAFLDADDVWKPHKLQRIVEVFQTSDVVGVMHHLDIIDGNDQTIDQASTQGPKLSEDLASVILKTGNAWCFPPTSGLAYRREALEKVFPIDPVKWRIWADGCIIYCTAFLGKIKTLQENLAYYRIHGANNHISAAIATSEQQAKSQAGIEMTNQYINDYLVRIGYGAKVDLSRNLQYRRTKYYQQSQWDLREVWAISRLILGWPFYSGKERAYYLARFLFKSGKFLLSADVHTESPTI; encoded by the coding sequence ATGAAGATTTCTGTTATCGTCTCTAATTACAACTATGCTCGTTATCTTTCTAGAGCAATCAACTCTGTTCTCACTCAAACATACTCAGACATTGAAATCGTTATCGTAGATGATGGTTCTACAGATAACAGCCGTGATGTTATTACCCAACTGCAAGAACAAGCACCGGATAAAATCAAGCCCATCTTTCAAGCAAATCAAGGACAGGGAGGCGCTTTCAATGCGGGGTTTGCGGCGGCGACTGGCGAAGTCGTAGCTTTTCTGGATGCAGATGATGTGTGGAAACCTCATAAATTACAGCGCATTGTTGAGGTGTTTCAGACATCAGATGTAGTTGGTGTCATGCACCATTTGGATATCATAGATGGCAATGACCAGACGATTGATCAAGCTTCGACTCAAGGGCCGAAACTGAGTGAAGATTTAGCCTCAGTCATATTGAAGACAGGCAATGCTTGGTGTTTTCCGCCCACATCTGGACTAGCTTATCGCCGTGAAGCTTTGGAAAAAGTATTTCCTATCGATCCTGTGAAATGGCGAATTTGGGCTGATGGTTGCATTATTTACTGCACAGCCTTCCTCGGTAAAATTAAGACATTACAGGAAAATTTGGCGTACTATCGCATACATGGCGCGAATAATCATATAAGTGCAGCGATCGCCACCAGCGAACAACAAGCCAAGTCCCAAGCCGGGATTGAGATGACTAACCAATATATCAACGACTATTTAGTACGTATTGGTTATGGTGCAAAAGTTGACTTATCCCGCAATCTCCAATATCGACGCACGAAATATTATCAACAATCCCAATGGGATCTCCGGGAGGTGTGGGCTATCTCACGCTTAATACTGGGATGGCCTTTTTACTCTGGGAAAGAGCGAGCCTATTACCTAGCACGATTTTTATTTAAAAGTGGAAAATTTTTGCTTAGTGCCGATGTTCATACGGAAAGCCCCACAATTTAG
- a CDS encoding glycosyltransferase family 2 protein yields MAIDTNSSTPLVSVITPTYNRPNYLQAALTSAVRQTYSHIEIIVCDNCSPQNPQAIVDSFDDSRIRFFRNSSNMGMFANTMKAFQMARGKYIACLLDDDMWEEDFLEKLVPPLEANPNLALAFCDHYIIDADGNIDDALTEEYSHTYKRVDLPEGIYQPFYRMALIDRSVSTATAAVMRRDAIAWDAIPAEVGGSWDIYLNYLFCRSGLGAYFYPEKLTRYRVHEQTETMLSGKRDPQAKIRKAQADMFCYEQFMADERLQELKPYFQQQWAHVNTTLGIGFMRSKQMKLARSYFWRSLKQSLKLRTMVGLMLSFTPPTIASRF; encoded by the coding sequence ATGGCTATAGATACTAACTCCTCCACTCCTTTAGTTAGCGTTATTACACCTACCTATAACCGCCCAAACTATTTACAAGCAGCGCTGACAAGTGCCGTAAGACAGACTTATTCCCATATTGAAATTATTGTTTGCGACAATTGTAGTCCACAAAATCCCCAGGCAATTGTTGATTCCTTTGATGATTCGCGTATTCGCTTTTTCCGCAATTCATCAAATATGGGAATGTTTGCCAACACCATGAAAGCCTTTCAAATGGCGCGGGGAAAATATATTGCCTGTTTGCTGGACGATGATATGTGGGAAGAGGACTTTCTCGAAAAGCTCGTTCCGCCTTTGGAAGCTAACCCCAATTTAGCCTTAGCCTTTTGTGACCACTACATCATAGATGCCGACGGCAATATAGATGATGCGCTCACAGAAGAATATTCCCATACATATAAACGAGTTGATTTGCCAGAAGGAATTTATCAACCCTTTTATCGGATGGCCTTAATAGATAGATCAGTCTCGACAGCCACAGCAGCCGTGATGCGTCGAGATGCGATCGCCTGGGATGCCATTCCGGCTGAAGTCGGCGGTTCATGGGATATATATTTAAACTACCTGTTTTGTCGTTCTGGCTTAGGAGCTTATTTTTATCCGGAAAAACTGACACGTTATCGTGTCCATGAACAAACAGAAACCATGCTCAGTGGTAAGCGCGATCCTCAGGCAAAAATCCGCAAGGCTCAAGCTGATATGTTTTGCTACGAGCAGTTTATGGCTGATGAGCGCCTACAGGAGCTTAAACCCTATTTTCAGCAGCAATGGGCCCATGTCAACACAACCTTAGGCATTGGTTTCATGCGTAGTAAACAGATGAAATTAGCCCGTTCCTACTTCTGGCGTTCTTTAAAACAAAGTCTAAAGCTGAGAACGATGGTGGGGTTGATGCTCAGTTTTACACCCCCGACGATCGCATCAAGATTTTAA
- a CDS encoding glycosyltransferase family 2 protein yields MRLSACITTRNRPEDLENCLRSLWDSQIKPHSVIVSDDSPSMEMQQQNQKIVEQYPQTIYITGPRIGVCANRNNAVNAIPASATDLVAFIDDDICVEPEFIGGAIAQYAKMSPEQSQHTILSGISYSPDGYVMAPGKLSFRGYFRSSDVPETIAIHASIFPRQFFEQEQWDENIFFGYEDAELCLRALKRGYKILNCPELRVLNAGGNGKSSLMESDIGKLTKYEISIEAARLYIGIKRYKDLFPNVIKLIGFCCVYFLHMTAYLCKRGSLQAWPEIIRRSHIQKLWQPSQLNWG; encoded by the coding sequence ATGCGGCTATCGGCTTGCATCACAACTAGAAATCGCCCTGAGGATTTGGAAAATTGCTTGCGATCGCTGTGGGATTCCCAGATCAAGCCACACTCGGTAATTGTGTCTGATGACTCGCCGAGTATGGAGATGCAGCAGCAAAATCAAAAGATTGTTGAACAATATCCCCAGACAATTTATATTACTGGCCCCCGGATTGGTGTTTGTGCTAACCGCAACAATGCAGTTAATGCCATCCCAGCATCAGCAACAGATTTAGTTGCTTTTATTGATGATGATATTTGCGTTGAACCAGAGTTTATTGGTGGTGCGATCGCTCAATACGCAAAAATGTCACCAGAACAGAGTCAGCACACCATTCTTTCTGGCATTAGCTATAGCCCTGACGGATATGTAATGGCTCCGGGAAAGTTATCTTTTCGCGGATATTTCCGTTCTAGTGATGTTCCCGAAACTATAGCTATTCATGCCTCTATCTTTCCCCGTCAGTTTTTTGAGCAAGAACAGTGGGATGAAAATATATTTTTTGGTTATGAAGATGCAGAACTGTGTTTACGGGCATTGAAGCGAGGTTACAAAATTTTAAATTGCCCAGAATTACGTGTCCTCAATGCTGGAGGAAACGGTAAAAGTTCCTTGATGGAATCGGATATCGGCAAACTAACTAAATACGAAATTTCTATAGAAGCGGCTAGGCTCTACATCGGGATTAAACGTTACAAAGATTTATTCCCTAATGTCATAAAACTCATCGGTTTTTGCTGTGTATACTTCCTGCACATGACTGCATACCTCTGCAAGCGGGGTTCCCTACAAGCCTGGCCGGAAATTATTCGCCGTTCTCATATCCAAAAATTATGGCAGCCGTCCCAGTTGAATTGGGGATGA
- a CDS encoding glycosyltransferase family 4 protein, whose translation MRLSIVTHNVIKGDGQGRVNYEIAQEAIRRGHHVILLASQVAPELQQNEQVNWVAISVKQWPTELLRNLIFAFISANWLHKHRSQVDLIKINGAITHASGDVNAVHFVHSSWLNFSSSKAQSNSAKTRQSRRIFYNFYQWLYTVLNARWEKKAFRRARVVVAVSSRVAEDLQAIGVAPEKIRVIVNGVDLQEFSPGNNQRSQWGLPAGVPLALFAGDIRISRKNLDTVLKALVYVPDLHLAVAGITEGSPYLQLAQSLGLDERVHFLGLRRDVPELMKAVDFFVFPSRYEPFGLVVIEAMASGLPVITASSTGAADLLTPESGIVLADSDDVEALAQALSLLASDRTLRQQMGQVARTIAEQHSWTNMAQRYIDLFEELHQ comes from the coding sequence GTGAGATTAAGTATCGTTACACATAATGTAATTAAAGGTGATGGTCAAGGACGGGTTAATTATGAAATTGCCCAAGAAGCAATTCGCCGTGGTCATCATGTCATTTTGTTAGCTAGTCAAGTAGCTCCAGAATTACAACAGAATGAGCAAGTTAATTGGGTTGCTATTTCTGTTAAGCAATGGCCTACGGAATTACTCCGTAACTTGATTTTCGCTTTCATCAGTGCCAATTGGTTGCATAAACACCGTTCTCAAGTTGATTTGATCAAAATTAATGGGGCAATTACCCATGCCTCTGGTGATGTGAATGCGGTGCATTTTGTCCATAGTTCTTGGTTGAATTTTTCCTCTAGTAAGGCTCAGTCAAATTCAGCTAAAACTAGACAATCACGCAGGATTTTTTATAATTTTTACCAGTGGTTATACACCGTTTTAAATGCGCGTTGGGAAAAAAAGGCTTTTCGCCGGGCGCGGGTGGTGGTGGCAGTTTCTAGTCGGGTGGCTGAAGATTTGCAAGCCATTGGTGTAGCGCCAGAAAAGATTCGGGTAATTGTCAACGGTGTGGATTTGCAGGAATTTTCACCGGGAAATAATCAGCGTTCACAATGGGGATTACCGGCAGGAGTCCCTTTAGCTCTATTTGCTGGTGATATTAGAATCTCTCGCAAGAACTTGGATACAGTCCTGAAAGCTTTAGTTTATGTGCCAGATTTACACCTAGCAGTTGCGGGAATTACGGAAGGAAGTCCATATCTTCAGTTAGCACAATCCCTGGGATTGGATGAACGAGTACATTTTTTAGGACTGCGGCGTGATGTTCCCGAACTGATGAAAGCCGTAGATTTTTTCGTGTTCCCTTCACGTTATGAGCCTTTCGGCTTGGTGGTGATTGAAGCGATGGCTTCTGGTTTGCCTGTGATTACTGCTAGTTCCACAGGTGCAGCAGATTTGTTAACGCCGGAATCTGGGATAGTTTTAGCGGATTCAGACGATGTAGAAGCTTTGGCGCAAGCATTATCTTTGCTAGCAAGCGATCGCACTTTAAGACAACAAATGGGACAAGTTGCTCGCACCATCGCTGAGCAACACAGTTGGACAAATATGGCACAGCGTTATATAGATTTATTCGAGGAGTTGCACCAGTAA
- a CDS encoding glycosyltransferase family 2 protein: protein MKITVIVPTYRRTKDLTRCLESLEKQSRPADEVLVVVRDTDVETWQFLETIAPHSLPLHTTTVRVPGVVAAMNAGLDIAQGDIIAFTDDDAAPHSNWLAQIETHFLAHEQVAGVGGRDWVYHGDRLEDGTCPVVGQVHWFGRVIGNHHIGIGKAREVDVLKGVNMSFRRSAVHGLRFDQRMLGTGAQVHFEVAFCLALKRAGWKLIYDPQIGVNHYPAQRFDEDQRQSFNHLAVTNAVHNETLALLEHLSPTQQLTFLLWATLVGTRDAMGLMQFFRFLPSDRLLAGQKLLAAWHGRWRGWRTWQSSIRFAQIKN, encoded by the coding sequence ATGAAAATTACAGTTATTGTGCCTACTTACCGCCGTACCAAAGACCTAACACGCTGCTTGGAGTCATTAGAAAAGCAATCTCGACCAGCTGATGAGGTATTGGTGGTAGTTCGAGATACTGATGTGGAGACTTGGCAATTTCTGGAAACCATCGCGCCCCATTCTCTACCATTACACACAACAACAGTGCGTGTTCCTGGTGTAGTCGCGGCGATGAATGCAGGACTAGATATAGCTCAAGGAGATATCATCGCCTTTACAGATGATGATGCAGCGCCCCATAGTAATTGGTTAGCACAAATTGAAACCCATTTTCTCGCCCATGAACAAGTTGCCGGTGTTGGTGGACGAGATTGGGTATATCATGGCGATCGCCTAGAAGATGGTACTTGCCCAGTAGTTGGTCAGGTTCATTGGTTTGGCAGAGTGATTGGTAATCACCATATAGGTATCGGAAAAGCCCGCGAGGTGGATGTTCTCAAGGGAGTTAACATGAGCTTTCGGCGATCGGCTGTCCACGGATTACGTTTTGATCAACGGATGCTGGGTACAGGCGCACAGGTTCACTTCGAGGTCGCCTTTTGTCTAGCCTTAAAGCGGGCTGGTTGGAAGCTTATCTATGACCCCCAAATCGGAGTCAACCATTATCCAGCCCAGCGATTTGACGAAGACCAGCGCCAAAGCTTCAATCATCTGGCTGTAACTAATGCCGTCCACAACGAAACATTAGCCTTATTAGAACACCTATCACCAACTCAACAATTAACATTTCTGCTCTGGGCGACCTTGGTGGGTACGAGAGACGCTATGGGTTTGATGCAATTTTTCCGCTTTTTACCGAGCGATCGCCTATTAGCTGGACAGAAGTTATTAGCAGCTTGGCATGGTCGCTGGCGCGGTTGGCGAACCTGGCAAAGTTCAATTCGCTTTGCCCAAATTAAAAATTAA
- a CDS encoding O-antigen ligase family protein, whose protein sequence is MNHIFTDNSSTTDLGFGKQPLLGWLAILSLVLFSAVCIFGGAAGILRTAYVIISFAVGAFLYVRYPVLYTGFAWWIWFVTPFIARVVDYKSGWDPTRFMLVSQYLVTLLTLHTFLKELPKSLRQGSLPFVLAFLGVFYGFLIGMIKTTPFTAARGLLDWLTPITFAFYLFVHWRDYPLYRRTIERTFTWGVLVTGIYGIVQFLNPPEWDLFWLTSTKLTSMGDPEPLKLRIWSTMASPAPYAAMMMAGLLLLFTNKSFIRLPASAAGYLAFLLTTVRTLWGGWLIAFLTFLTSLKTRLQLRLFITILIMALCVIPLTQIEQFSKPITTRFETFSNLEDDDSARVRQKIYEDGLNSALTNALGNGVGNTFIVNEKGVLEPIVVDSGILDMFFTLGWFGGVFYLLALFMVFTQAFQYSEYSFDSFMAAARAISLGMLSTLLGNSGMLGMPGMVLWSFIAMAMAGHKYHAQQRIRDHL, encoded by the coding sequence GTGAATCATATATTTACAGATAATTCTTCTACCACAGACTTGGGCTTTGGCAAACAACCACTGTTGGGTTGGCTAGCAATATTATCTCTAGTCTTGTTCTCAGCCGTGTGCATTTTCGGTGGTGCAGCTGGCATTCTCCGTACAGCTTATGTAATTATATCCTTCGCTGTCGGTGCTTTCTTATATGTGCGATACCCCGTACTTTACACAGGTTTTGCGTGGTGGATCTGGTTTGTTACACCATTTATAGCTCGTGTAGTTGATTATAAAAGTGGTTGGGACCCCACACGTTTTATGTTGGTGTCGCAATACTTGGTGACACTATTAACATTACATACCTTCCTGAAAGAGCTACCAAAATCGTTGCGCCAAGGTAGTCTACCCTTTGTTCTGGCCTTTCTAGGTGTGTTTTATGGCTTTCTCATAGGCATGATTAAAACAACACCCTTCACGGCGGCGCGGGGGCTTCTAGATTGGTTAACCCCAATCACCTTTGCTTTTTATCTATTCGTTCACTGGCGTGACTATCCCTTGTATCGCCGTACTATTGAGCGTACCTTTACCTGGGGTGTATTGGTGACAGGAATCTATGGAATTGTGCAGTTTCTCAACCCTCCTGAATGGGATTTGTTTTGGTTAACCAGTACAAAATTAACTAGTATGGGTGATCCTGAACCTCTGAAACTGCGTATTTGGAGTACAATGGCATCCCCCGCACCTTATGCAGCCATGATGATGGCTGGCTTGTTGTTATTATTTACCAATAAAAGTTTTATTCGCCTTCCTGCTTCGGCGGCTGGTTATTTGGCTTTTTTGCTGACAACAGTACGCACCTTGTGGGGAGGATGGTTGATAGCTTTTCTAACTTTTTTAACTTCATTAAAAACCCGGTTACAACTACGCCTATTTATCACTATTTTAATTATGGCGTTGTGTGTAATTCCTTTAACACAAATAGAGCAATTTTCTAAACCCATCACCACTCGCTTTGAAACTTTTTCTAATCTTGAGGATGATGATAGTGCTAGGGTCAGACAGAAAATCTATGAAGATGGTCTTAATAGTGCTTTAACTAATGCTTTGGGTAATGGAGTAGGCAACACTTTTATTGTGAATGAAAAAGGCGTATTAGAACCGATTGTCGTTGATAGCGGCATTCTGGATATGTTTTTCACATTGGGTTGGTTTGGCGGTGTATTCTACTTACTGGCATTATTTATGGTGTTTACCCAAGCATTCCAATATTCAGAGTATAGTTTTGACTCTTTCATGGCTGCGGCTAGAGCTATTAGTCTGGGTATGTTATCAACATTATTGGGTAATAGTGGGATGTTGGGGATGCCGGGTATGGTTCTTTGGAGCTTTATCGCTATGGCTATGGCGGGGCATAAATATCACGCACAGCAAAGAATAAGAGACCATTTATAA